Within the Ensifer canadensis genome, the region GATGACCTCACGTGACGAAGCAGGATGTTGACAACGCAACCACGGCGATGCGTGATATTTTTCCGGCCACGCCGCTGCAATTGAACGAACATCTGAGCGCCAGGTACGGCGCCAACATCTTCCTCAAGCGCGAGGACCTTTCGCCGGTTCGCTCCTACAAGATCAGAGGCGCGTTCAATTTCTTCCGCAAGGTGCTTGGTGCCGGCGCGACGGGCAAGACCTTCGTGTGCGCCTCGGCAGGCAACCACGCGCAGGGCTTCGCCTTCGTCTGCCGGCATTTCAGTGTTCCTGGCGTCGTCTTCATGCCGGTGACCACGCCGCAGCAGAAGATTGACAAGACCCGCATGTTCGGCGGCGAGTTCATCACGATCCGCCTTGTCGGCGACATCTTCGACCAATGCTACAAGGCTGCGCGCGAGCATGTGGAAACGATCGATGGCGTCATGGTGCCGCCGTTCGATCATCTCGACATCATCGAAGGGCAGGCGACTGTTGCCGCTGAAATCGCCGAGCAATTGCCCGAGGGCGTCAGGCCCGATCTCGTCGTGCTTCCGGTCGGTGGCGGTGGCCTGTCGGCCGGCGTCACCGGCTATCTGAAGGATGATGTCGCCGCCGACCATTTCGTCTTCTGCGAACCATCAGGCGCGCCGAGCCTCCGGCAGAGCCTCGAGACCGGCAGTCTTGTCACGCTCGACCAAGTCGACAACTTCGTCGATGGCGCAGCTGTCGGGCGGATCGGCGATCTGAATTTTGCGGCTCTTCGCCGCTTCTCTGCCGACCAGGTCATGCTGCTTCCGGAAAACGCGATCTGCATGACGATCATCGACATGTTGAATGTCGAGGGCGTTGTGCTCGAGCCCGCAGGCGCATTGTCGATCACGGCGCTGGACGCGATCGGTCGCGAAAAGCTTGAAGGCAAGACCGTCATCGCCGTCGTCTCCGGCGGCAACTTCGACTTCGAGCGTCTTCCTGACGTCAAGGAGCGGGCGATGCGGCATGCGGGGCTCAAGAAGTATTTCATCCTGCGCATGGCGCAGCGCCCTGGTGCCTTGCGCGACTTCCTCAACCTGCTCGGCGACGAGGACGATATCTCGCGCTTCGAATATTTGAAGAAGTCCGCGCGCAATTTCGGTTCGATCCTCATCGGCATAGAGACCAAGCACGCGGAGAATTTCCCGATCCTGAAGTCGCGGTTCGACGCTGCCGGCCTGCGGTATCAGGACATCACCGAGAACGAGATCCTGTCCAATCTGATCATCTGACGGCTGGTGGGCGGAGACGTAATGGCAGAGGGTCGACATCGACACTTTGGCTTTGACAGCTTTCGCCGTCGCGTCTAAGTCTTGCTCATGGCATCATTTTTCTCAAAACTGTTC harbors:
- the ilvA gene encoding threonine ammonia-lyase, whose product is MRDIFPATPLQLNEHLSARYGANIFLKREDLSPVRSYKIRGAFNFFRKVLGAGATGKTFVCASAGNHAQGFAFVCRHFSVPGVVFMPVTTPQQKIDKTRMFGGEFITIRLVGDIFDQCYKAAREHVETIDGVMVPPFDHLDIIEGQATVAAEIAEQLPEGVRPDLVVLPVGGGGLSAGVTGYLKDDVAADHFVFCEPSGAPSLRQSLETGSLVTLDQVDNFVDGAAVGRIGDLNFAALRRFSADQVMLLPENAICMTIIDMLNVEGVVLEPAGALSITALDAIGREKLEGKTVIAVVSGGNFDFERLPDVKERAMRHAGLKKYFILRMAQRPGALRDFLNLLGDEDDISRFEYLKKSARNFGSILIGIETKHAENFPILKSRFDAAGLRYQDITENEILSNLII